CATTGATAGTAACAGTAGCCGAAGCTTGATCAGCATTTTGTATGGTAGGGCTAGAGGGGCCAGATTTAACTGTCCATGCATATTTTATAATACTTCCATCCGGGTCAGAAGAAGCAGTTCCGTTTAAGCTAACAGTTTCACCTGAGTTGATTGTTTCTTTGTCTACGCTGATACTGGCTATGGGGGCTTGATTAGTGGCACCAAACTCGAATGCACCGATATCGAACCCAGACCCGAAAGGACGTGCACCATTGTTGAAATCGAATGAAACTCCATAACTACTCACATCCGTACCTGCATCTATAGCAGTTGATCCTTCTAAAATGCTGTAATTGTCATTGCTAGGGTCTGCGAACTTGATGTCAGCAGTAAGGTTGTTGACTCCAGATGCAGTAGTTCTAGCAAAGAGGTTAGTTACTTTGACCGCTGTTTCTCTCAGTGCTTTTGCATTGTAATCGATAAAAGCCTCTTCTGCACTTTTCCAAAAACCACTATTGTCCAGATTGATTCCGGGATCTACGATGATATTGTTAGCAAAATAATTTTTGATATAGTCTCTGCAATCTCCACCATTTGGAATACAAGTGTTCCAAAAAATGCCCGTACCGTAATTTCCTCCTGAGTTTCCTCCTGGTTCAATAATGGTATTGTTGATGAAGTTGTAGGACTTGTCCAGATCAATGGAAGCATCACTGAATCTAAGGTGGATCCAGATACCGAACTCACCAGAGTAGGCTACTACGTTGTTGAAAAAAGTTAGTCCTGAAAGCGCATTGATGATTTGAATACCTGTTTGATCTTCCAATGCATAATCTGGTTTTTGAATGACTTTGTTGTTGTAGAATTTCCCAGTACATCCAGAACCTAATTGTATACCCGCATTGTGGTTGTTTTCCTTACTGGTACCATAACCATAGATAGTGTTATTGTAGACTTCTGTTGTTTCATCTCCCAATGACACCTGAAGACCATCCCATCCGGTATCCTCAATGTAGTTGTTATAGACTTTGGTACCTACCATAAAATGAGCGAAAGGATCATCTATTCCATCACAACTTTTACTAGTTGTTTCATAACCAAAAGATCCGCCCAAATACATACCTTCTCCACCAGTATCATGAATATAATTATCACGAACAATAATATTGTACATGGTGAAATTTTCTCTCCATGTTCTATCATCATTACATTCTGGATCTGTTTTGGCCATGATGCCGGCAAATCCAGTTCCTGAAATTTCAGTGTGATCAATTTCGAAATCTGTACTTAGGAAAGTAACTGAAATACCTACCCGACCAGTTGGTGTTTCGCTTACTTTAATACCGTATTCTTCGTTTTCGTCTCCTGTACCAGTCACTCTTACATAGGCGGACTCTCTCCATTGCATTCCGGTATATTGGTCAGAGACAATGTTGACAGCACCATCACAATTGATGAAAGTTAACGGAGCTTCGGCAGTCCCTTTAAAATTTATCAATCTAAGAGCATTGTACTGACCACCCATCAAACAGAAGGTGTCACCGGGTTGGTAGTTAAAATCATCTCCATTTAGGACTTGAAGATTGGAGCTAGGGTTGATTGTGTGGTCACAATCGCATTGCGCTTTACTATGAAATGAGGTAAATAGAAAAAAGGCAAGAAGGATGCAGTTTAAGATTAAGGTAGATTTCATTATTTTAGATTTTTATTGGATTGGTAAAATTGTTTATTCTACAGTACAATTGAAAGCTAAGGTTTCTTAATTTTCATTTCTTTTTGTCTGAGCGATCTTAATGTTGCTATAATACATGTATTGACCTGTTTTTTGTCAAAGTCATATTTTCTACCCGTAATTGTTTAATTGTGTGTTTCAAGAATTTTTATGCTGTAGGGGCTGTTTCTCTTCTAACTGTTTTTGTTTTAACATTTATTGATCCGTCCTATTTTCCATTAACCAACTTGTCCTCAGTTATTTTGCCCATACTGGCTTTGTTGATGTTGGTTTTCACCTTGTTGATGTTCTACAAGCAAAGAAGTTGGTACCTTCTTTATATGGCTGTAATGATTATATCTGTTTGGGTTTTTTCCGGGTTTTATTCCATAAGTGGTAAAGCTGTGGATGATTCTTCTTCGATGAACCTTGCAGTTTTAGACTATAATGTAAGTTTTTTTCGGGTTAGAAATGTTTTTCAGGAAGGCTATAATGATCCCTATTTAAACTCAGATGTGTTGGGAGTACAAAATTTATGCAAGGATTTAAATCCGGATGTTATTTGCTTTCAAGAGTTTTTTAATGATCAGAACTCTCAAATTTACAATTCAATAACCCGATTTGGAGAGCTTGGTTATCAGTATTATTTAATGTCTAGTCCAAGACACGACAATGGTTTAAATAGAGGGTTGATCACCTTTTCGAGGTTTCCAATTGTAAAAGCAG
This is a stretch of genomic DNA from Reichenbachiella ulvae. It encodes these proteins:
- a CDS encoding PKD domain-containing protein encodes the protein MKSTLILNCILLAFFLFTSFHSKAQCDCDHTINPSSNLQVLNGDDFNYQPGDTFCLMGGQYNALRLINFKGTAEAPLTFINCDGAVNIVSDQYTGMQWRESAYVRVTGTGDENEEYGIKVSETPTGRVGISVTFLSTDFEIDHTEISGTGFAGIMAKTDPECNDDRTWRENFTMYNIIVRDNYIHDTGGEGMYLGGSFGYETTSKSCDGIDDPFAHFMVGTKVYNNYIEDTGWDGLQVSLGDETTEVYNNTIYGYGTSKENNHNAGIQLGSGCTGKFYNNKVIQKPDYALEDQTGIQIINALSGLTFFNNVVAYSGEFGIWIHLRFSDASIDLDKSYNFINNTIIEPGGNSGGNYGTGIFWNTCIPNGGDCRDYIKNYFANNIIVDPGINLDNSGFWKSAEEAFIDYNAKALRETAVKVTNLFARTTASGVNNLTADIKFADPSNDNYSILEGSTAIDAGTDVSSYGVSFDFNNGARPFGSGFDIGAFEFGATNQAPIASISVDKETINSGETVSLNGTASSDPDGSIIKYAWTVKSGPSSPTIQNADQASATVTINEPGEYVISLEVTDDLDASASDEITITVESAPLSVGDALNNPSLITSIYPNPTNFGIVNLELNKESGSLIDIEVFSITGASLFRNRITYIENNTQVNLSHLIQGEGSNMVMIMIKGDNDYAVERIILK